From a region of the Agrobacterium tumefaciens genome:
- a CDS encoding L,D-transpeptidase has product MSRRSLLTLAASSVLAVGCVQAPKAKLETAAGLLPEKKEEPQPLVKTAKENKPGDKAAGLDYDVIYAALTDGGFDVPAVNHRAIDPQYLRQEVAYATTEPAYSIVVDTRERFLYWVLPNGRAIRYGVGLGTQGRSWKGRAVVQWKQKWPRWKAPDDMIARNPELKPYGVEAGGMAPGPKNPLGARAMYIFQNGKDTLYRIHGSPSWRTIGKNSSSGCVRMLMQDAIDLYDRVKGKTPLLVI; this is encoded by the coding sequence ATGTCGCGCAGGTCGCTGCTTACCCTTGCCGCCAGTTCGGTACTGGCAGTCGGTTGCGTGCAGGCTCCAAAGGCAAAGCTTGAGACCGCCGCCGGCCTCCTGCCCGAGAAGAAGGAAGAGCCGCAACCGCTCGTCAAAACGGCGAAGGAGAACAAGCCTGGGGATAAGGCTGCCGGTCTCGATTACGATGTCATCTATGCCGCTTTGACAGATGGCGGATTTGATGTGCCTGCGGTCAACCACCGCGCCATCGATCCGCAATATCTGCGCCAGGAGGTCGCTTACGCCACGACCGAGCCGGCTTATTCCATTGTCGTCGATACCCGCGAACGGTTCCTTTACTGGGTGCTGCCAAACGGTCGGGCCATACGTTACGGAGTCGGACTTGGAACACAGGGGCGCTCCTGGAAGGGACGCGCCGTCGTGCAATGGAAGCAGAAGTGGCCACGTTGGAAGGCGCCTGACGACATGATTGCGCGCAACCCCGAACTTAAACCCTACGGTGTTGAAGCCGGCGGAATGGCCCCCGGCCCGAAGAACCCGCTTGGTGCGCGCGCCATGTATATTTTCCAGAACGGCAAGGACACGCTTTACCGCATTCACGGATCACCAAGCTGGCGAACGATCGGCAAGAATTCCTCGTCGGGCTGCGTCAGAATGCTGATGCAGGATGCCATCGATCTCTACGACCGGGTCAAAGGCAAGACGCCTCTGCTGGTGATCTGA
- a CDS encoding GNAT family N-acetyltransferase, with translation MQSISSRPYHLEDSTACLAVFDSNVPYFFAEEERAQYAEFLTGLALQRPYLVFEDGTGIIACGGLETLPEKRTAFLSWGMVARDHHRKGVGRLLTQARLELARNLPDVDSITLNTSQHTKGFYEKFGFVMTEVTPDGYGVGLDRWDMVLTLK, from the coding sequence GTGCAATCGATTTCGTCTCGGCCCTATCATCTCGAAGATAGCACAGCCTGCCTTGCTGTCTTTGACAGCAATGTCCCGTATTTCTTCGCCGAAGAGGAACGCGCGCAGTATGCAGAATTCCTGACGGGACTTGCCCTGCAGCGCCCTTATCTGGTGTTTGAGGATGGCACTGGCATCATTGCCTGCGGTGGGCTGGAGACCTTACCGGAGAAAAGGACGGCGTTTTTGTCGTGGGGCATGGTGGCGCGCGATCATCATCGCAAGGGTGTCGGGCGACTGCTGACGCAGGCGCGGCTCGAGCTTGCCAGAAACCTGCCCGATGTCGACAGCATTACCTTGAACACCAGCCAGCACACCAAAGGCTTCTACGAGAAGTTCGGCTTTGTCATGACCGAGGTTACGCCGGATGGTTATGGCGTGGGGCTGGATCGCTGGGATATGGTTCTGACGTTAAAATAA
- a CDS encoding trimeric intracellular cation channel family protein, with product MSASPASDIVHILYLVAIVAEAMTAALAAGRREMDWIGVFLLGCITALGGGTVRDVLLNHHPLSWVANPSYLLVTGLSALATIPLARYMHHLRKMFLFLDAIGLVVFTVIGCQIALTMNQPLVVVVAAGMLTGCLGGVLRDILCNEVPLLFRSQLYATVSVFTGLVYLAAPHLGLSHTLSTLLAMGLGLVLRLLAIRFGWSMPKFVYTRDLH from the coding sequence ATGAGCGCGTCGCCCGCCAGCGACATCGTCCATATTCTCTATCTCGTTGCCATCGTCGCGGAGGCGATGACCGCAGCCCTCGCCGCCGGGCGCCGCGAAATGGACTGGATCGGTGTCTTCCTGCTCGGCTGCATCACCGCTCTTGGCGGCGGCACGGTGCGGGATGTGTTGCTGAACCACCATCCCTTGTCATGGGTGGCAAACCCCAGCTACCTGCTGGTCACGGGCCTGTCGGCTCTGGCGACGATACCGCTGGCGCGATACATGCATCATCTGCGCAAGATGTTCCTGTTTCTCGATGCGATAGGACTGGTGGTCTTCACCGTCATCGGTTGCCAGATTGCGCTGACCATGAACCAGCCGCTGGTTGTTGTGGTGGCGGCGGGCATGCTGACCGGATGCCTTGGCGGCGTGTTACGTGACATCCTTTGCAACGAGGTGCCGCTGCTGTTCCGCTCGCAACTTTATGCCACCGTATCGGTGTTCACCGGCCTGGTTTATCTGGCCGCACCGCATCTCGGGCTGTCGCACACGCTCTCCACCCTCCTCGCCATGGGGCTTGGCCTGGTGTTGCGTCTCCTCGCCATCCGCTTTGGCTGGAGCATGCCAAAATTCGTCTACACCAGGGATTTGCATTGA
- a CDS encoding GNAT family N-acetyltransferase: protein MAPLMFRKAIEADLPAIIDLLANDVLGASRESTQPEDMERYRAAFRDITGDANQFLCVAEDGDEIVGTFQLTVIPGLSRGGAKRAQIEAVRVAQSRRNEQIGEAMFKWAIDYSRSQGCALVQLTTDKARPDAHRFYDRLGFEPTHIGYKLRLL, encoded by the coding sequence TTGGCGCCATTGATGTTTCGCAAAGCCATCGAGGCCGATCTGCCGGCGATTATCGACCTGCTTGCCAATGACGTGCTGGGCGCCAGCCGGGAATCGACCCAACCAGAAGATATGGAGCGATACCGAGCCGCGTTTCGTGACATCACCGGCGATGCCAACCAGTTCCTGTGTGTTGCGGAAGACGGCGACGAGATTGTCGGAACGTTTCAGCTGACCGTCATTCCCGGCCTGTCACGCGGCGGCGCAAAGCGCGCCCAGATCGAAGCGGTGCGTGTTGCCCAGAGCAGGCGAAACGAGCAGATTGGCGAAGCGATGTTCAAATGGGCCATCGATTACAGCCGCTCGCAAGGATGCGCGCTGGTGCAACTGACAACCGACAAGGCACGCCCCGACGCGCACCGGTTCTACGACCGGCTGGGCTTTGAACCAACCCATATCGGTTACAAGCTGCGTCTTTTGTGA
- a CDS encoding winged helix DNA-binding protein, giving the protein MVSKDRQVDDGDISKLRSRLTLLARRLRKEAQSDEVSWSRMLIVGLIDRMGGRVTPTMLSAAESMSSANVAALLRDLEAQRLITRTPDEQDRRKVWIALSDEGKNVLSQSRKTREKWLETAMQATLTADEQKQLLEASELIERIALFDRG; this is encoded by the coding sequence ATGGTCAGCAAGGACAGACAGGTGGACGACGGGGACATATCGAAATTGCGGTCGCGACTGACGCTTCTGGCCAGACGGTTGCGCAAGGAAGCCCAGAGCGACGAAGTGTCATGGTCCAGAATGCTGATCGTCGGCCTGATCGACAGAATGGGCGGACGCGTCACACCAACCATGCTCTCAGCCGCCGAAAGCATGTCCTCCGCCAATGTCGCCGCACTGTTGCGAGACCTTGAAGCACAGCGACTGATTACCCGAACCCCGGACGAACAGGACCGCCGGAAAGTCTGGATTGCGCTTTCCGACGAAGGGAAAAACGTTCTGTCCCAAAGCCGCAAAACCCGCGAAAAATGGCTCGAAACCGCCATGCAGGCGACGCTGACGGCCGACGAACAGAAACAATTGCTGGAAGCCAGCGAACTGATCGAACGGATTGCCTTGTTTGACCGGGGTTAA
- a CDS encoding polysaccharide lyase family 7 protein, whose amino-acid sequence MPLATARAFLIFGLATLVLLLNAAPRAMAQEGAIDGDDRPKKKKIPIEERLPGILSGRSTAIDLSRWKVTLPVNEQGVRSGEGDAVELKMLKGLSVPPYFDVQQNSITFVAPTNGARTKGSNYPRSELREMDGKGDEYEWQVGDGGRLSATLKVDQLPKANDDMPARVVIGQIHGPDDELCRLYYTDKGELYFIDDKAGDDHEETVFRLVSSKGKEPKIPLGASFSYVIDANAERLSVTVSYKGVDYVGVDPISSFWPGKSLYFKAGAYLQVGKPGSKAGTVGQGQGSVTFTAIGTPTHDIYREQSEEDGEDKTAGSEETGRDRKTGKAVSSVELYAGCIAVKTTKLLEAVSDLPDAMKKARPLCESLDREFSAKETAEVDALLQRIFAR is encoded by the coding sequence ATGCCTCTGGCTACGGCGCGCGCGTTTTTGATCTTCGGCCTCGCCACACTGGTTCTTTTGCTGAATGCGGCGCCTCGTGCGATGGCGCAGGAAGGGGCTATCGATGGCGATGACAGGCCGAAAAAGAAGAAGATTCCGATAGAAGAACGCCTGCCGGGCATCCTGTCGGGCCGGTCCACCGCAATTGATCTGAGCCGATGGAAGGTGACCTTGCCGGTGAACGAGCAGGGCGTGAGAAGCGGTGAGGGCGATGCTGTCGAACTCAAGATGCTGAAGGGTCTTTCCGTACCGCCCTATTTTGATGTGCAGCAGAACTCGATCACCTTCGTGGCGCCAACCAATGGTGCGCGCACCAAGGGTTCGAACTACCCACGCTCGGAATTGCGAGAGATGGACGGCAAGGGTGATGAGTACGAGTGGCAGGTCGGCGATGGTGGGCGGCTTTCTGCAACGCTGAAGGTCGATCAATTGCCAAAGGCCAATGATGATATGCCCGCCAGAGTGGTTATCGGCCAGATCCATGGACCCGACGACGAGCTTTGCCGCCTTTATTATACCGACAAGGGTGAGCTCTATTTCATCGACGACAAGGCGGGCGACGACCACGAAGAAACGGTTTTCAGGCTGGTATCGTCCAAAGGCAAAGAACCGAAAATCCCGCTGGGCGCCAGCTTTTCCTACGTCATAGACGCGAATGCCGAACGGCTGAGCGTAACGGTCTCGTACAAAGGTGTTGATTACGTCGGCGTCGATCCCATCAGCAGCTTCTGGCCGGGCAAATCCCTCTATTTCAAGGCTGGCGCCTACCTTCAGGTCGGAAAGCCGGGCAGCAAGGCCGGAACCGTCGGCCAAGGCCAGGGCAGCGTCACCTTCACGGCGATCGGAACACCCACGCACGATATCTATCGTGAGCAATCGGAAGAAGATGGTGAGGATAAAACCGCCGGCTCCGAAGAGACCGGCCGCGACCGGAAAACCGGAAAAGCCGTCAGCAGCGTCGAACTTTATGCGGGCTGCATCGCGGTCAAGACGACCAAGCTGCTTGAGGCGGTCAGCGATCTACCTGACGCAATGAAAAAAGCACGCCCCTTGTGCGAAAGTCTGGATCGCGAGTTCAGTGCGAAGGAAACGGCCGAAGTGGATGCCCTGTTACAGAGGATTTTTGCACGCTGA
- a CDS encoding LysR family transcriptional regulator: MVDWEDLRFFSAFAHHGSITATAKALRVDHTTVSRRIASLETALSVKLVDRRPRSYVLTTMGRDVANFAEEMSQSAFALSRCACSGQSGIEGDVVVSAPPSLLYSFIAPHIATLQMQHPDVRLRLVGTMEAMSLSKGEADVSISLKRPSEATLVARRLGQLSYFLYASPAYLTRNGSPLYISYDDTMRGSDHHRWLDDRLSADEVFMCSNDLRIQAAAAAGGAGVALLPAYLAAEHGLVRFDALDPGVSIDVWLVIHEDVRDTPRIRVAMDFISESLKPLWRS; the protein is encoded by the coding sequence ATGGTCGATTGGGAAGATCTGCGCTTTTTCTCCGCCTTCGCACACCATGGCTCGATTACGGCAACCGCCAAGGCGCTGCGCGTTGACCACACCACCGTCAGTCGCCGCATCGCGTCACTGGAAACAGCGTTGTCTGTCAAGCTCGTGGATCGCAGGCCACGATCCTATGTCCTGACAACCATGGGCCGCGACGTGGCGAATTTCGCCGAGGAGATGAGCCAGTCGGCCTTTGCGCTGAGCCGCTGCGCCTGCAGTGGCCAGAGTGGCATAGAGGGGGACGTCGTGGTATCTGCCCCGCCCTCCCTGCTTTACAGTTTCATTGCCCCACATATTGCCACGCTGCAGATGCAGCACCCGGACGTTCGGCTTCGCCTGGTCGGCACCATGGAGGCCATGTCGCTTTCCAAGGGCGAAGCGGATGTTTCCATCAGCCTGAAGCGACCGAGCGAAGCCACGCTTGTGGCCCGCCGCCTCGGGCAATTGTCCTATTTCCTCTATGCCAGCCCCGCCTATCTGACGCGAAACGGCAGCCCGCTCTACATCAGCTATGACGACACGATGCGCGGGTCGGACCACCATCGCTGGCTGGATGACAGGCTTTCGGCTGACGAGGTGTTCATGTGCAGCAACGATCTGCGCATCCAGGCGGCCGCTGCCGCCGGTGGTGCCGGAGTGGCGCTGCTGCCCGCATATCTCGCCGCCGAACACGGCCTCGTCAGGTTTGACGCGCTTGATCCCGGCGTCAGCATCGATGTCTGGCTGGTGATCCATGAAGACGTGCGCGACACGCCGCGCATCCGCGTTGCCATGGACTTCATCAGCGAAAGCCTCAAGCCGTTATGGCGTTCCTGA
- a CDS encoding penicillin-binding protein 2 — MSLIVRTRKGAIGKLVLSPKKTRRTSPVRHRQRVALLFAAFAIGYGVIAARLIHYGQVSESDTTASIPRSPGAIASRPDIVDRHGQLIATDVNLVSLYAEPRRVVDPNEAIEKLASVIPGLDWADLHRKLTSDTGFQWIRRQLTPRQQAEIMRLGIPGVGFRPEKRRFYPGGPVASHIVGHVNIDNQGLAGIERYLDRQGLADLRDIGLTDATDLKPVRLSIDLRVQSIVHTVVVDAMKNYQAEAAGAVVIDVDTGEVLAMASAPDYDPNEPSRRLADGAIDKDYEKGWFNRMSNSAVEMGSTFKAFTLAMGLDAGVVGLNSVIDASRPLKMGGFLIRDFHGRGRPLTIREVFRYSSNIGTAKVADLVGLDNHQRFLSRLGLLSRLQTELPEVASPTAPRHWKKINSATISFGHGLATTPLQTAAAAAALVNGGMFRHPTFIAGSNARSQMDGTRVIEAATSAKMRELFAYNGTQGSGRNAQVAGFDVGGKTGTAEKVINGRYAKNLNFNTFLAAFPMHRPRYVVLTIVDAPLSGERGGRLAAYNAAPMVRDIITRAAPLLGVRPSFGDQQASPLMNY, encoded by the coding sequence ATGTCGTTGATCGTCCGCACCCGCAAAGGTGCCATTGGCAAGCTTGTTCTATCGCCCAAAAAAACTCGGCGAACATCGCCGGTCCGGCATCGTCAGCGTGTGGCGCTGCTGTTTGCCGCTTTCGCCATCGGTTACGGGGTGATTGCGGCGCGGCTTATCCACTATGGTCAGGTCTCCGAGAGCGACACGACCGCGAGCATTCCACGATCGCCCGGCGCCATTGCCTCACGCCCCGATATTGTCGACCGGCACGGCCAGCTCATCGCAACGGATGTCAATCTCGTGTCGCTTTATGCGGAACCGCGCCGCGTGGTGGACCCGAATGAGGCAATTGAAAAGCTCGCTTCGGTCATTCCCGGTCTCGACTGGGCGGATCTGCACCGCAAGCTTACCTCCGACACCGGCTTTCAGTGGATCAGGCGACAGCTTACCCCCCGACAGCAGGCCGAGATCATGCGGCTTGGCATTCCCGGTGTCGGCTTCAGGCCGGAGAAGCGGCGCTTTTACCCCGGCGGGCCGGTGGCGTCGCATATTGTCGGGCACGTCAACATCGACAATCAGGGGCTGGCAGGTATCGAGCGTTATCTCGACCGGCAGGGTCTGGCGGATCTGCGCGATATCGGCCTGACGGATGCTACGGACCTGAAACCCGTCAGGCTCTCCATCGATCTGCGTGTACAGAGCATCGTGCACACCGTGGTTGTCGATGCCATGAAGAACTATCAGGCGGAAGCGGCTGGCGCGGTTGTGATCGATGTCGACACCGGCGAGGTGCTGGCGATGGCCTCCGCCCCCGATTACGACCCGAACGAACCCTCACGCCGCCTTGCGGATGGCGCAATCGACAAGGACTACGAAAAGGGGTGGTTTAACCGCATGAGCAATTCCGCGGTGGAAATGGGCTCGACCTTCAAGGCCTTTACACTCGCCATGGGGCTGGATGCCGGTGTGGTGGGTCTCAATTCGGTGATCGATGCCTCCCGCCCCCTGAAAATGGGCGGTTTCCTCATCCGCGATTTTCACGGTCGCGGCCGGCCGCTGACAATTCGCGAGGTGTTTCGGTATTCCTCCAACATTGGCACCGCCAAGGTCGCCGATCTGGTGGGACTGGACAATCACCAGCGGTTTCTTTCCAGGCTGGGCCTGCTGTCACGCCTGCAGACGGAATTGCCGGAGGTGGCCTCGCCCACGGCGCCCAGACACTGGAAGAAGATCAATTCCGCGACAATTTCCTTCGGGCACGGTCTGGCGACAACACCGCTGCAGACAGCCGCCGCCGCTGCGGCCCTCGTCAATGGCGGCATGTTCCGTCATCCGACCTTTATCGCCGGCAGCAATGCCCGCAGCCAGATGGACGGGACACGGGTGATCGAGGCCGCCACCAGCGCCAAGATGCGTGAACTCTTCGCCTATAACGGCACGCAGGGCTCCGGCCGAAACGCACAGGTCGCGGGATTCGATGTTGGCGGCAAGACCGGAACGGCGGAAAAGGTCATCAATGGCAGATACGCCAAGAACCTGAACTTCAACACGTTCCTTGCCGCCTTCCCCATGCACCGGCCCCGTTACGTGGTTCTCACCATCGTCGACGCTCCGCTTTCCGGCGAGCGCGGCGGGCGGCTGGCCGCTTACAACGCCGCGCCCATGGTGCGCGATATCATTACGCGGGCCGCGCCACTTCTCGGCGTTCGCCCCTCATTCGGAGACCAGCAGGCATCTCCGCTGATGAACTATTGA
- a CDS encoding adenylate kinase, with translation MTTLPRIHITGASCCGVSTLGAALSQRFSVPQLDVDDFYWMPTDPPFTTKRPPQDRVRQMQEQQAALAGWILTGSCMVWGDALMDNIDLIIFLHTPTPTRLQRLDARESARHGTRILPGGDMHEAHQAFRDWASRYDDPSFTGRNVAQHERWLSRQTKPTLRLQGEQPTEDLVCKVEDELLRHSLHQNAE, from the coding sequence ATGACGACTTTACCGCGCATACACATCACCGGAGCGTCCTGCTGCGGCGTCTCGACGCTCGGCGCGGCGCTATCGCAGCGGTTTTCCGTACCGCAGCTCGATGTCGACGATTTCTACTGGATGCCGACCGATCCGCCATTCACCACCAAACGTCCACCGCAGGACCGCGTACGGCAGATGCAGGAGCAGCAGGCTGCACTGGCTGGCTGGATACTGACCGGCTCATGCATGGTCTGGGGCGACGCCCTGATGGACAACATCGATCTCATCATCTTCCTGCACACGCCAACGCCAACAAGGCTTCAACGCCTCGACGCACGAGAGAGTGCACGCCACGGCACACGCATCCTGCCAGGCGGCGACATGCACGAGGCCCATCAGGCATTCCGCGACTGGGCATCGCGCTACGACGACCCGTCGTTTACGGGACGCAACGTGGCACAGCACGAGCGCTGGCTGAGCAGACAAACCAAACCCACACTGCGACTTCAGGGCGAACAGCCAACAGAAGACCTGGTGTGCAAAGTGGAAGACGAGCTGTTACGTCACAGCTTACATCAGAACGCAGAATAA
- a CDS encoding IS30 family transposase: MERTYSHIDLDERRKIARWRTAGLTVSAIAEQLGRHRSTIFREIKRNTFVDKVVPDLTGYYCVTAHAMSCERRAKLRKLARFSYVRQSVIERIMHGWSPQQIAGRMRLERHPVSVSHETIYKFAYSSDGHAIKLWRHLPEHRARRRPRHARRKHGQRFSPELNILRRPDAVAERKQFGHWECDLIQFRKKFGKANVTSLVERVSRFAIFLRNNDRQSRPVMDGLVRVLQALPHLARRSITFDRGTEFTDWPYLQASIGTQTWFCDPQSPWQKGTVENTNRRVRKWLSRDVDPLTVTDADLIEICSRLNATPRKCLGYRTPAEVFRKKVLAQMRHAG, from the coding sequence ATGGAACGCACCTACTCCCACATTGATCTTGATGAACGTCGTAAGATAGCCCGCTGGCGAACGGCCGGGCTGACTGTTAGTGCCATCGCAGAGCAGCTCGGCCGGCATCGCTCAACGATCTTTCGTGAGATCAAACGCAACACTTTTGTCGATAAGGTTGTGCCCGATCTAACCGGCTATTACTGCGTGACTGCGCACGCCATGTCGTGTGAACGACGTGCGAAACTACGCAAGCTGGCGCGGTTCTCGTACGTTCGACAGTCGGTGATCGAACGCATCATGCATGGCTGGTCGCCGCAGCAGATCGCTGGCCGTATGCGCCTGGAGCGCCATCCGGTCTCGGTCAGTCACGAAACGATCTATAAGTTTGCATACTCGTCCGACGGGCATGCGATCAAGCTGTGGCGGCATCTGCCAGAGCATCGTGCTCGACGGCGACCACGACATGCAAGACGCAAGCACGGACAACGGTTTAGTCCAGAACTCAACATCTTGCGGCGGCCGGATGCTGTTGCCGAGCGCAAACAATTTGGTCATTGGGAATGCGATCTGATCCAGTTCCGAAAGAAGTTTGGGAAGGCAAACGTCACATCGCTCGTAGAAAGGGTCAGCCGCTTTGCGATCTTCCTACGCAACAACGACCGGCAATCCCGGCCCGTCATGGATGGCCTTGTTCGTGTCCTGCAAGCCCTGCCCCACCTTGCCCGCCGATCGATCACGTTCGACCGCGGAACAGAGTTCACTGATTGGCCCTATCTTCAGGCAAGCATCGGTACGCAAACCTGGTTCTGTGATCCCCAATCGCCGTGGCAAAAAGGCACTGTCGAGAACACCAACCGCCGGGTGAGGAAATGGCTTTCAAGAGACGTCGACCCACTCACGGTCACCGACGCGGACTTGATAGAAATTTGCAGTCGGCTCAACGCAACGCCGCGCAAATGCCTTGGCTATCGAACGCCTGCAGAAGTTTTCCGCAAGAAAGTTCTCGCGCAGATGCGGCATGCCGGTTAG
- a CDS encoding TerC family protein: MEFLADPNIWIGLVTLIVLEVVLGIDNLVFIAILADKLPPHQRHRARLIGLSLALVMRVLLLFSISWIVTLTRPLFTIADFSFSGRDIILILGGAFLLAKGTIELHERLEGAHKPKEGKVVHAVFWQVIVQIVVLDAVFSLDSVITAVGMVNNLWVMITAVCVAMAVMMAASKPLMSFVSKHPTVVILCLGFLLMIGFSLIVEGFGFHLPKGYLYAAIGFSVLIEAANQIGRRNREKRITAGDMRERTSDAILRLLGGRVGEQPLGETADVIAEQAARGELFKSEEKDMIRGVLTLGERPVVSIMTPRTELDWLDIGAGPEVLRHRLLEIDRSRLLLADGKLDAFLGVAATKDLLRDLLRDGKLDLDHSLREPLVVHESATALQVMEQMRKSPLQMAVIIDEYGTLQGIATPTDILEAIAGEFPEEGEEQLISEQAEDGSWIIDAAVDVRRASYLLDIDLVDDADRYSTVAGYILWRLNRLPDVGERVSGDEFEFEIVSRSERNIEKVRAWKRVPA, from the coding sequence ATGGAATTCCTTGCAGATCCGAACATCTGGATCGGCCTCGTCACGCTTATCGTTCTCGAAGTGGTTCTCGGTATCGACAACCTCGTCTTCATCGCGATCCTTGCCGATAAGCTGCCACCGCATCAACGCCACAGGGCGCGGCTTATCGGCCTGTCGCTGGCGCTGGTCATGCGCGTTCTCCTGCTGTTTTCGATCTCGTGGATCGTGACACTGACCCGTCCGCTGTTCACCATCGCGGATTTCTCCTTCTCCGGCCGGGATATCATTCTCATCCTCGGCGGCGCGTTCCTGCTTGCCAAGGGCACCATTGAACTGCACGAGCGCCTGGAAGGCGCGCACAAGCCCAAGGAGGGTAAGGTCGTTCATGCCGTTTTCTGGCAGGTGATCGTGCAGATCGTCGTGCTCGACGCGGTCTTCTCGCTCGACAGCGTCATTACCGCCGTCGGCATGGTCAACAACCTCTGGGTCATGATTACCGCCGTCTGTGTGGCCATGGCCGTGATGATGGCGGCATCGAAGCCGCTGATGTCGTTCGTGTCGAAACACCCGACCGTCGTCATTCTGTGCCTTGGCTTCCTGCTGATGATCGGCTTCAGCCTGATTGTCGAAGGCTTCGGTTTCCATCTGCCGAAGGGCTATCTCTATGCCGCCATCGGTTTTTCCGTGCTGATCGAAGCGGCGAACCAGATCGGCAGGCGCAATCGCGAAAAGCGAATTACTGCTGGCGACATGCGCGAGCGGACGTCAGACGCCATTCTGCGGCTTCTGGGCGGCCGGGTCGGCGAACAGCCGCTTGGCGAGACCGCCGATGTGATTGCCGAACAGGCAGCGCGCGGCGAGCTGTTCAAATCCGAGGAAAAGGACATGATCCGTGGCGTGCTGACACTGGGCGAACGCCCGGTTGTTTCCATCATGACGCCACGCACCGAACTCGACTGGCTGGATATCGGCGCCGGTCCTGAGGTGCTGAGACACCGCCTGCTGGAAATCGACCGCTCGCGGCTGTTGCTGGCGGATGGCAAGCTCGATGCCTTCCTGGGCGTTGCTGCAACGAAGGACCTGCTGCGCGATCTTCTCCGCGATGGAAAGCTCGATCTCGACCATTCGCTGCGCGAACCGCTTGTCGTGCATGAAAGCGCCACGGCGCTGCAGGTCATGGAACAGATGCGCAAATCGCCGCTGCAGATGGCCGTCATCATCGACGAGTACGGTACGCTGCAGGGCATCGCCACACCGACAGACATTCTCGAGGCGATTGCCGGCGAGTTTCCGGAGGAGGGCGAAGAACAGCTCATTTCGGAGCAGGCGGAAGACGGTTCGTGGATCATCGATGCCGCTGTCGACGTCAGACGCGCGTCCTATCTTCTCGATATCGATCTGGTCGACGATGCCGACCGTTATTCGACTGTCGCGGGCTATATCCTGTGGCGTCTCAACCGTCTTCCAGACGTTGGCGAACGTGTTTCCGGCGATGAGTTCGAGTTCGAAATCGTCTCCCGTTCGGAACGCAACATCGAAAAGGTCCGGGCCTGGAAGCGCGTTCCGGCCTAA
- the surE gene encoding 5'/3'-nucleotidase SurE has translation MIASSGRIRRVLLTNDDGIDAPGLATLRQVAEEIADEVWVVAPDHDQSGSAQSLSLHAPLRVTERGDRTFSISGTPADCVVMALRHLMPSPPDLLLSGINRGANLGVETVFSGTVGAAMTGLLLGVPSIALSQAFSDRFAVRWPTARALAPDVIMKAVRGTWSGKVCLNINFPDADPGEAGPCVVARQGAGLLNDVKVVSGTDPRNIGYHWLKLERLAEKDDDRSETEIIRRGAISITPLAFDRTASESLDFATTRPSSSEVSQTIPVACLSAHPE, from the coding sequence ATGATTGCTTCCTCCGGCCGTATCCGGCGTGTTTTGCTGACCAATGATGATGGCATCGATGCACCGGGATTGGCCACACTCAGGCAGGTGGCGGAAGAGATCGCCGATGAAGTCTGGGTTGTCGCTCCAGATCACGATCAAAGCGGTAGCGCCCAGTCCCTAAGCCTGCATGCGCCGTTGAGAGTGACGGAGAGGGGGGACAGAACGTTTTCGATTTCCGGAACTCCCGCTGACTGCGTTGTCATGGCGCTTCGCCATCTGATGCCAAGCCCGCCGGATTTACTGTTATCAGGCATCAACCGTGGTGCAAATCTCGGTGTTGAAACGGTGTTTTCCGGAACGGTCGGTGCCGCCATGACGGGACTGCTGCTCGGCGTTCCCTCGATCGCTCTGAGCCAGGCCTTTTCAGACCGGTTCGCCGTTCGCTGGCCAACGGCAAGGGCGCTGGCGCCGGATGTCATCATGAAGGCTGTGCGGGGAACGTGGAGCGGCAAGGTGTGCCTCAACATCAATTTTCCCGATGCCGATCCGGGTGAGGCGGGCCCCTGTGTCGTCGCACGGCAGGGTGCCGGTCTTCTGAACGATGTGAAGGTGGTCTCCGGTACCGATCCGCGCAATATCGGTTATCACTGGCTGAAACTGGAACGGCTTGCTGAGAAGGACGACGACCGGTCCGAGACCGAGATTATCCGTCGCGGCGCGATCTCTATCACGCCGCTGGCGTTCGACCGCACGGCATCCGAAAGCCTGGATTTTGCGACCACGCGTCCTTCGAGTTCCGAAGTCTCTCAGACCATACCCGTTGCTTGTCTATCGGCACATCCAGAATGA